A window of Caldicoprobacter guelmensis genomic DNA:
CTGTTATAGGTACAAAATCTGTGCTCAGGATTGCACATCAGATAAAAAGTACCGGAGCAAAAGAGTTTGGTTCCAATATGCAGGAGATGAGTTCTACTAATTCCGATACGAATGTGAATCATCAGGATATCATTTACGCTGTTAAGCAAGTCAACAAAGCCTTGGAAGGCACAAACCGTCGCTTTGAGTATTCCATCCATGAGCAGACAAATACTATAGTGATAAAGGTTATAGATACCGAGACAAACGAGGTAATACGCGAGATTCCCCCCGAGAAGATACTCAACTTAATTGCCAAGCTGTGGGAACTGGCCGGGATAATTGTGGATGAGAAGGTATAAAAAGGGATGCTAATGCGAGCGAGAAAGCGTAAAACATGATGCGTTACACTTGACAAGAAAGATATAGACTGTCAAGATTTTACAGGTGAATACGAAGTGGTGTAAATATAAGTATTTTGGATAAGTGCCTCGTTATCAGTGGGAAGATAGAATGGAAATGGTACAAGTGAAGGATGGTGCTAGAGCGGGTAATCGGATAAAAGGCACATAGGGGTTTGGAGGTGAAAAGATGCCTGTTAATTCTACCTACAACACATACAGTACCGGTATGTTCCGCATAGGTGGGTTGGCTAGCGGCCTTGATGTAGATTCTATAATCCAGGACTTGATGCGCATTGAACAGATGAAGGTGGACAGGCTAAAGCAGGAAAGGCAGCTGGTTGAGTGGCGCAAAGAAGCCTATAGGGAGATAACAAATCTCCTTCGGTCTTTCCAGGATGAGTTCTTCAACATTATAAAAACCGATATATACATGCTCTCATCGAATACATATAGGACGTTCAGCGTGACTTCCAGTGCTGAATTTTACGTGACGGCTACTGCAAATGCCAATGCCATGGAGGGTACATATACTATTGCTAACATCACCAGCTTGGCTGCCCCCACCATTATAAAAGGAACAAATTGGCTATTTCCGGATGGCAAGAGCGTTGATAGCACGCTTGAACAGCTTGGACTGGTTGCGGCGGATGGGAGGGCAGAGTTTTCCATAAATGGAGTCAAATTTTTAATAGGAACTCCAGCAGAAGGAGAGGAGCCACCAAGCGATATTGTGGTTATAGATCCCACAAAGACCACCATGCGCCAATTCATGAATATCATAAACACCAATAACAAGGCCGGAGTTAACTTGTTTTATTCCAGTATAGAGAAAAGGTTTATACTTCAGACCAAGGCTACTGGTGCAGCTACAGATATTGCGCTCAGTGATGTTACGGGTACTTTCCTACAGGATATAGGGTTGCTGGCTACCGGAGCAGAGAAAATACCTGGCACAGACGCTACAGTCTCTTTCCTCAAAGTAGGAAGCAGCGATCCTAGCGATCCCAGTAATCTTATAACCTGGTCAAGCCCCACCAACACCTTCACCATTGACGGCATCACCTATACGCTGAAAAATACCACACCAGAGGGCATGGCGCCCATCACCATCACCGTCACGCAGGATGTGGACAAGGCCTACAACGCCATAAAGAACTTCGTTGACAAGTACAACGAGCTCATCGATAAGATAAACGGCAAGCTCAATGAAGAGCGGTTCCGCGATTATCTGCCGCTGACAGACGCGCAAAAGAAGGAGATGAGCGAAAAGGAGATAGAGCTTTGGGAGCAGAAGGCAAAGAGCGGGCTTTTAAGGGGCGACTCTATACTCCAAAACATAGTGTATAGCATGCGTAGGGCTTTGAGCGATGCTGTGGCAGGTGTGGGCATAAGCCTTTCGTCCATCGGCATCACCACTGGCTCCTATTCTGAAAGGGGAAAGCTCCATATCGATGAGGCCAAGCTAAAAGACGCATTGAGGAATAACCCTGAACAGGTGATGCAGCTTTTCATAAAGAAGTCCAGCATCGACTATTCGCCCAATCTGGATTCTACCTCGAGAACGCAAAGGTACAACGAGTCGGGGCTCATGTACCGGATTTACGACGTGCTCATGGACAACATCCGCACCACGAGAGATGCAAAGGGCAGAAAAGGTATTTTGCTTGAAAAGGCCGGCATCGTGGGGGATATAACCGAGTTCCAAAACATGATGGATGCTGAGCTCAAACGCCTGGATAAGAGGATAGATGCGGCGGTTGAAGCCATGACAAGGCAGGAGAACAAGTACTGGGCGCAGTTTACCGCCCTTGAGAAGGCTATTCAGAAAATGAACGCTCAGAGCATGTGGCTCATGCAGCAGCTGGGGATGTATCGGTCTTCATAGCGTTCAGACTTTATTTTGCTCAACCTAATTCGTATGTTTATATGCGTTGAATAGTGATTTCCTCTATTAGTAAGTCGCTATTGTGACAGTGTTAACAATGGTTCGCGATGAATGAATAGATGGTTGCTCCAAATACCGCCTGCTGGGGGTGGAGCAACTTAAAGAGGCGGTAAAAAATACCCCAGCCATCTAAACTGAAGGGCTCACACGGTTTAGATGACCAGGGAAAAGGCTATGGCTATAAACAACCCTTATCAGCAGTATCAGCAGCAGAGCGTCATGACGGCAAGCCCGGGCGAGCTTGTGGTAATGCTCTATAACGGCTGCATACGGTTCATCAAACAGGCGATAGACTCCATAAACGACAAAGACCTGGAAGGAGCGCATAAGGCCATAATAAGGGCGCAGGATATCATCTTGGAGTTTATGTCCACTTTGGATATGAAATATGAGGTGTCGCACAATTTGCTGGCGCTTTATGATTATCTGTACAGGCGCCTTGTAGAAGCCAATACCAGGAAAGATGTAGCCATCCTGGAAGAGGTACTTATGTTTGTGACCGAGCTTCGCGATACCTGGGCTGAGGCCTTGAAGATTACGCGAAAGCAGGTATACAAAAAGGAGTAGGCGGTAAATTCGGATATGATGGAAAGCAATGGATTAAAAATCAATGAAAGGATAAATGAGGGGTTAAAAAGGTTGATCGAGCTTGCCGAGCTCAAAAAGCAGCATATGCACTGCATTCTTGAACTTACGCGTCAGCAGTCGGAGGTTTTGTCAGCCGAGCAGGTGGACCAGCTGCTTAAGTACATACAGGACAAGCAAGAGCATATCGACGCCATAAAGGCGCTGGATGAGGAGTTCAGCGGTATCTTTGGTGGAATAAAGAAAGAGGTATGCCGTGATGGATTCAAGCATGATAACCCTGAAGGGTATGGCCTGTATGTTAAGCTCCGTGCAAGGGTCAGCGAAATAAAGGATGTGGTAGAAGCCATTTACAGCCTTGAGGTTCAAAACCAAGAACGGGTTCGTGATATTCTACAGGATGTAAAGGCCAGGATAAGCAATATAAATAGGGGTAAAAGGGGGTATAGCGCATACAAGCAGCAAGTGCCGCAGGCAGATGGCGTGTTTATAGATCAGAGAAAGTAACGTTACGTTTTCGATAGAGTGGGGGCAAAAATTCCAAAATTTCTAGTTGCTTTTTGTGTCTAAAGGGTTTATAATGTACATAAACGCTCAATATTTGGTCCTGGGGTTCACCCCAAGTCCGTGACATCGGTGGTTATCCATAGGTTGCCTCCTGCAGGGTATCTCCTGCGGTTTTAAAAGGCGCTCAGACCATGGATGTGTATGGAAGCTATGACATGGCAGGCTGTAGAGCCTGACGGTGAAACGGCGTCTTTCTGTTTTGTGTGGTCCATAGGTTTTCCAGTGGAAATAATCCCTACGGATTCCCTACGGAAGTTGATAGTGGTACACAAACGAGCCTGGGTCACTGGTTTCTCTACCCCCTGCTTTGATCATAGTTGAGGAATGGCATCATGGGTGGATGAGGGGAGAAGGCCGGGGCTCAAATGGCGAGCGGAAAAATTTATCAAAGTGAGGGGTTATTTCCATGTACAAGGATAAGGTTTTAGTGTGCAAAGATTGTGGTGCGGAGTTTGTCTTCACCGCAGGAGAGCAGGAGTTTTACGCTGAAAAGGGATTTCAAAACGAGCCTGTTCGCTGCAAGGCCTGCCGTGATGCTCGAAAGGCCAATGGTAGGAGGAACGGAGGGAACGGCAGAAGGGAGCTGTACGATGCTGTATGTGCTGAGTGCGGTGCACCGACGAAGGTTCCATTCGTTCCCAGAAATGATAGACCGGTTTACTGCAGTGATTGCTATAGAAATCACAGATAAAAATGGCTGGTCAACAAGAGCTCTGGTGGTATAAAGCCAGAGCTTTTTTATTTGCTCTGTATTTGTCGAAAATTGCGCTTAAGATACGTGTAAGTAATTGGATATCCAAATTTTATCCACAGAAAAAAGTGCCAAAAACATAGTTATGCACAGGGTTATCCACATTATCCACAAGTTCATTATTCACATATCCACAAAAGAACGCTAAATACCTGTCCGACATATAACATGGCATGTCAAAATTTGAGGAATTTTTTGGCACATAAATATGCATTGATTTTTGTTAAATATTCGTTTATAATTAACAAAGTTGATATATCTTTGTGTTTAAAAAAATGGGAGAGGAGAGGTTTTAATGAAACGAGTACTTATCTATATACTTGCCATTGTGTTGGTGTTTTCGTTAATGGGTTGTGGCTCGAAGATCGATACCATGAAGCGCATACAGGAGACCAAAAAGATTATATGGGGTACCAATGCTGCTTTTGCGCCTTTTGAGATGAGGCAAGGGGATAAGGTGATCGGTATCGATGCCGAGATTGCGCAGAGGATTGCTGACAAGCTGGGCGTTGAGCTGGTGGTTGAGGATATGGAGTTTGAGGCACTCATGCCGGCATTGAAATCGGGCAAGATCGATTTT
This region includes:
- the fliS gene encoding flagellar export chaperone FliS encodes the protein MAINNPYQQYQQQSVMTASPGELVVMLYNGCIRFIKQAIDSINDKDLEGAHKAIIRAQDIILEFMSTLDMKYEVSHNLLALYDYLYRRLVEANTRKDVAILEEVLMFVTELRDTWAEALKITRKQVYKKE
- a CDS encoding zinc-ribbon domain containing protein; translation: MYKDKVLVCKDCGAEFVFTAGEQEFYAEKGFQNEPVRCKACRDARKANGRRNGGNGRRELYDAVCAECGAPTKVPFVPRNDRPVYCSDCYRNHR
- the fliD gene encoding flagellar filament capping protein FliD, with the protein product MPVNSTYNTYSTGMFRIGGLASGLDVDSIIQDLMRIEQMKVDRLKQERQLVEWRKEAYREITNLLRSFQDEFFNIIKTDIYMLSSNTYRTFSVTSSAEFYVTATANANAMEGTYTIANITSLAAPTIIKGTNWLFPDGKSVDSTLEQLGLVAADGRAEFSINGVKFLIGTPAEGEEPPSDIVVIDPTKTTMRQFMNIINTNNKAGVNLFYSSIEKRFILQTKATGAATDIALSDVTGTFLQDIGLLATGAEKIPGTDATVSFLKVGSSDPSDPSNLITWSSPTNTFTIDGITYTLKNTTPEGMAPITITVTQDVDKAYNAIKNFVDKYNELIDKINGKLNEERFRDYLPLTDAQKKEMSEKEIELWEQKAKSGLLRGDSILQNIVYSMRRALSDAVAGVGISLSSIGITTGSYSERGKLHIDEAKLKDALRNNPEQVMQLFIKKSSIDYSPNLDSTSRTQRYNESGLMYRIYDVLMDNIRTTRDAKGRKGILLEKAGIVGDITEFQNMMDAELKRLDKRIDAAVEAMTRQENKYWAQFTALEKAIQKMNAQSMWLMQQLGMYRSS
- the flgN gene encoding flagellar export chaperone FlgN; its protein translation is MMESNGLKINERINEGLKRLIELAELKKQHMHCILELTRQQSEVLSAEQVDQLLKYIQDKQEHIDAIKALDEEFSGIFGGIKKEVCRDGFKHDNPEGYGLYVKLRARVSEIKDVVEAIYSLEVQNQERVRDILQDVKARISNINRGKRGYSAYKQQVPQADGVFIDQRK
- a CDS encoding flagellar protein FlaG, which gives rise to MRVEGIPAVIGTKSVLRIAHQIKSTGAKEFGSNMQEMSSTNSDTNVNHQDIIYAVKQVNKALEGTNRRFEYSIHEQTNTIVIKVIDTETNEVIREIPPEKILNLIAKLWELAGIIVDEKV